One genomic segment of Sphingobacteriales bacterium includes these proteins:
- a CDS encoding choice-of-anchor L domain-containing protein, translating to MVCQSNENAIFEYTICPPQDGNSRPDYVAGKLFLKISPKYAHGDFKYDAKQPKAHRGIVYFKDLIDEYGIYLIEKPFKTKAMQRHYQVHFSQIQKTDQLLEALRKLPFTEYAEKVAARYTYYTPNDPDLPKQYNLKNIEAENAWDVTKGSDKITIAIVDDAVKITHNDLKDNIWVNSNEIPNDNLDNDSNGFVDDVNGWDPADNDNDPNPPNTANDNEFSHGTHCAGISSATTDNALGIASIGFKTKIIAVKCTKDGPYTGSIDAGYQGVDYAMAAGARIISMSWGGGAPSATEQDLFDAAHAAGIVLICAAGNDNTDNPMYPASYDYAISVAASDEDDKKADFSNYGATIDVTAPGVDIWSTVATTNDSYFSYSGTSMACPLVSGVAALILAYDPGMPPDKVEECIKTTADPIEALNPGFEGKLGAGRVNAYKAVLCAKAAPTAIIESSFIDVTCVFALADFYNKSFGANITSVEWTFDGGTPATSTEQDPKVYWSADGTYMVTLKVTNPEGSDIDTMYVNIGTPSGKFVCNDTTLFPGYPTFLKLEFTGTPPWKIIINDGTKDITVSGIDETPYFWEVFPDTSTTYTMTKFFDANCIGDAGGDCTVYVDTETECLDCPAYLVQEVLLGGGCISAFNVKFTGDPSQLSYFEKQTDLDIGFSSGLMLTTGDSDFVYGPNDSGSETQAPGGNSLDGDPDLDELNPSYQTNDAAVLEFDFIPSEPNVSFKYVFGSEEYNEFVNSSYNDVFGFFLSGPGISGPYSNSSVNIALIPGTSTPVSINNVNNGLNSSYYEDNTGGMSSIIETQLDGCTVTLTAEFTGLEKCELYHIKLGVADAGDHVLDSAVFLEANSFTDGSDVDVVSFGAVPGTKTVYEGCKNGYFFFERGDGIDINTDMTLLFKTARQCNSGR from the coding sequence TTGGTATGCCAAAGCAACGAAAATGCAATTTTTGAATATACCATTTGCCCACCTCAAGATGGCAACAGCCGCCCCGACTATGTGGCAGGAAAACTTTTTTTAAAAATAAGCCCTAAATATGCCCATGGCGATTTTAAGTACGATGCCAAACAACCCAAAGCTCACCGCGGCATAGTGTACTTTAAAGACCTTATTGACGAATACGGTATCTATTTGATTGAAAAGCCTTTTAAAACAAAGGCCATGCAACGCCATTACCAAGTTCATTTCAGCCAAATACAAAAAACCGACCAACTACTTGAAGCCCTGCGCAAATTGCCCTTCACTGAATACGCCGAAAAAGTAGCTGCTCGCTACACTTATTACACCCCTAACGACCCCGACCTGCCCAAACAATATAATTTAAAAAATATTGAAGCCGAAAATGCATGGGATGTTACAAAAGGCTCAGACAAAATTACGATTGCCATTGTTGACGATGCTGTAAAAATTACACATAACGACCTTAAAGATAATATTTGGGTCAATTCAAATGAAATTCCAAACGACAATTTAGACAACGACTCGAATGGATTTGTAGATGATGTAAACGGATGGGACCCCGCCGACAACGACAACGACCCTAATCCGCCAAATACAGCCAACGACAACGAGTTTTCGCATGGTACGCACTGTGCAGGTATTTCGAGTGCTACCACCGATAATGCCTTAGGTATTGCCTCCATTGGGTTTAAAACGAAAATTATAGCTGTAAAATGTACTAAAGACGGCCCCTATACCGGTTCAATAGATGCCGGATATCAAGGAGTTGATTATGCAATGGCTGCCGGCGCTCGTATCATCAGCATGTCTTGGGGGGGCGGCGCCCCCTCGGCTACCGAACAAGATTTGTTTGATGCCGCCCATGCCGCAGGCATTGTGCTTATTTGCGCCGCTGGAAACGATAATACCGACAACCCCATGTACCCGGCCTCGTACGATTATGCTATTAGTGTAGCTGCCAGCGATGAGGACGACAAAAAAGCCGACTTCTCGAACTACGGCGCCACCATTGACGTAACCGCCCCGGGCGTTGATATTTGGAGCACCGTAGCAACCACCAACGACAGTTATTTTTCGTACAGCGGTACTTCAATGGCATGCCCGTTGGTATCGGGGGTGGCAGCACTTATTTTGGCCTACGACCCCGGTATGCCCCCCGACAAGGTTGAAGAATGTATAAAAACTACCGCCGACCCCATCGAGGCCTTAAATCCGGGTTTCGAAGGCAAGTTAGGTGCTGGTCGGGTTAATGCCTACAAAGCAGTACTTTGCGCAAAAGCCGCCCCAACAGCCATCATCGAATCGAGTTTTATTGATGTAACCTGCGTATTTGCCTTAGCAGATTTTTATAATAAAAGTTTTGGCGCAAATATTACCAGCGTTGAATGGACATTTGACGGCGGCACACCGGCTACTAGTACCGAGCAAGACCCAAAAGTTTACTGGAGTGCCGATGGTACTTATATGGTTACACTTAAAGTTACCAACCCCGAAGGCAGCGACATAGATACCATGTATGTAAACATAGGCACCCCATCCGGAAAATTTGTTTGTAACGACACTACTTTATTTCCCGGATATCCCACTTTCTTAAAATTAGAATTTACCGGAACTCCCCCTTGGAAAATAATCATAAACGATGGCACAAAAGATATAACCGTTTCGGGCATAGACGAAACTCCCTATTTTTGGGAGGTTTTTCCCGACACCTCGACTACCTATACTATGACCAAATTTTTTGATGCCAATTGTATAGGAGACGCCGGCGGCGACTGCACCGTTTACGTAGATACCGAAACCGAATGCCTTGATTGCCCTGCCTATTTAGTACAAGAAGTTTTGTTAGGCGGAGGCTGTATATCTGCATTTAACGTAAAATTTACCGGAGACCCCTCGCAGTTATCTTATTTTGAAAAACAAACAGATTTAGATATTGGCTTTTCATCCGGATTAATGCTAACCACCGGAGACTCGGACTTTGTATATGGCCCTAACGATAGTGGCAGCGAAACACAGGCGCCCGGCGGTAATTCATTGGATGGCGATCCGGATTTAGATGAACTTAACCCAAGCTACCAAACCAACGATGCAGCAGTCTTAGAATTTGATTTTATCCCTTCAGAACCTAATGTGTCGTTTAAATATGTATTTGGCTCTGAAGAGTACAATGAATTTGTAAACTCTTCGTATAATGATGTATTTGGTTTCTTTTTAAGTGGTCCTGGTATTAGTGGGCCATATTCAAACAGCTCTGTTAATATTGCTCTAATACCCGGCACCTCAACTCCGGTATCCATTAACAACGTAAATAACGGTTTAAATAGCAGTTATTACGAAGATAATACTGGTGGTATGTCTAGTATCATTGAAACACAATTAGATGGCTGTACTGTAACACTAACTGCCGAATTTACCGGATTAGAAAAATGCGAGTTGTACCATATTAAATTAGGCGTAGCCGATGCCGGCGACCACGTACTTGACTCGGCGGTGTTTTTAGAGGCCAACTCATTTACCGACGGCAGCGACGTGGATGTAGTATCTTTTGGCGCTGTACCCGGCACTAAAACAGTATATGAAGGGTGTAAAAACGGTTATTTTTTCTTCGAGCGCGGCGATGGCATTGATATTAATACCGATATGACCCTACTCTTTAAAACAGCCCGGCAGTGCAATTCCGGGCGTTGA
- a CDS encoding choice-of-anchor B family protein: MNKIILTTVAILCVYNNVAWAQLNIEKLGYLDYGTTCLSNVWGYTQNGKEYALVGLCNGTSIVDVTDPANPAEVQHVAGPDGIWREIKTWQNWAFITSQTGSIGLTIVDLSPLPDTVYTYYWKQGVLGSDTVNITNCHALFVNEQTGRIYLTGCDYKNKGVIMLDPSNSPQNPQVAGVYNNQYVHDCYERKDTLYTAEIYAGQFSVIDVSKPATPNVLAVQKTPDFFTHNCWLTDNGRYLFTTDEVQGAYITGYDLSDINDIKETDRFRTYPPVGVIPHNTYVKGNYLVTSYYANGVIINDISDPHTIVEVGNYDTSALLNNNFNGCWGVYPYLPSGLFLASDMEEGLFILKPSFIQAAFIEGKVISNFGFDIPDVSVTILEDLNTAVKTNFSGKYKTGIGTSGEKAVVFYKYGFEPDTIKVNFVNGETMEVNVTLNQKQPFVVDFTVVDAISKKIIPDAKIDIKNFYKNQSLITDNNGQANAIFYYDDLPSDIFSGAWGWRTQGFANQTLNADTKSITIELLPGYYDDFTFDFGWIATKTAEKGQWTRTKPIGKYFIGDTIVPFADATNDIADLAFVTANSISEDAPNVSKGYVMLTSPALNLAAIENPKISYQRWFYTQNPGSDDHYRVLLSNGTDTVEVEALDLNFTPLSEWVTHTFTVADYLPPTDGLFLIVLVEDLETGNNHITNGGFDVFEVLGQSKKPVAKFTPTSTTICLNDNNSVKFLNTSLGDPATETIWYLPGSTTPVVINDPSPTVTYPNAGTYDVGLVVKNAYGSDSVYFANLIIVNPKPNFEVLIATKTYPNIDPLCENSVYELGINADVPIESYFFEGPGIIFDAVSGKYSLNTTLPGTYTYTATVTDNNGCTNQLNFNLEVHANTNPPVLTLANSEAICSNNNTTVNLQFTADMPYTTTWNTNFGSFENTTTVTPPATWGNDGYACVHLEGQFCSTKTQFDTCIYANIAPKIDTITPYFYNEAQQAWIPSDGILTNDHVLCTSTQNSIKLQATATNLPFSTQWSGENLIPAFVSANGDSIVLNEFNFDLSYYLTAKLIDAKGCQTENVFEFLAAACIDGINDLRPSELQCIVQPNPATEQVIIVVTSTKYDNEPIETRLYNALGQEVWRGQPQYPDGLNRLQMVVPLQNLAFGMYNLVAWCGNTYVRTAIVRQ, translated from the coding sequence ATGAATAAAATCATATTAACAACCGTTGCCATTTTATGTGTTTATAATAATGTTGCCTGGGCGCAGCTTAATATCGAAAAACTTGGCTATTTAGACTACGGCACTACCTGCCTTAGTAATGTGTGGGGCTATACACAAAATGGCAAAGAGTATGCCTTGGTAGGCTTGTGTAATGGCACCTCTATTGTTGATGTTACCGACCCTGCCAACCCCGCCGAAGTGCAACACGTTGCAGGCCCCGACGGTATTTGGCGCGAAATAAAAACTTGGCAAAACTGGGCTTTTATTACCAGCCAAACCGGCAGTATTGGCCTTACCATTGTTGACCTTAGCCCCCTGCCCGACACCGTTTATACTTACTATTGGAAGCAAGGTGTTTTAGGCAGCGATACCGTTAATATTACAAACTGCCACGCACTTTTTGTAAACGAGCAAACAGGTCGCATTTACCTGACGGGCTGCGATTATAAAAATAAAGGTGTAATTATGCTCGACCCCTCAAACTCGCCTCAAAACCCACAGGTGGCAGGCGTTTACAATAACCAATACGTACACGATTGTTACGAACGCAAAGACACCCTTTACACCGCCGAAATTTATGCCGGGCAATTTTCGGTTATTGATGTAAGCAAGCCCGCAACTCCCAACGTTTTGGCCGTACAAAAAACCCCCGATTTTTTTACCCATAATTGCTGGCTTACCGATAATGGACGCTACTTATTTACAACCGACGAAGTACAAGGTGCGTATATTACCGGATATGACCTTAGCGATATCAACGATATTAAAGAAACAGACCGCTTTAGAACTTATCCGCCGGTTGGCGTTATACCACACAATACCTATGTAAAGGGCAACTATTTAGTTACATCGTACTATGCCAACGGCGTTATTATTAACGACATCTCTGACCCGCACACCATCGTTGAAGTAGGTAATTACGATACCTCGGCCTTGCTTAATAATAATTTTAATGGTTGCTGGGGGGTATATCCTTATTTGCCATCCGGATTATTTTTGGCCTCTGATATGGAAGAAGGGCTTTTTATCCTTAAGCCAAGTTTTATTCAGGCAGCCTTCATAGAGGGCAAGGTAATAAGTAATTTTGGATTTGATATTCCGGATGTTTCTGTTACAATTTTAGAAGACTTAAACACGGCAGTAAAAACAAATTTTTCCGGAAAATATAAAACCGGAATTGGCACCTCGGGCGAAAAAGCAGTCGTTTTCTATAAATATGGTTTTGAACCCGACACCATTAAAGTAAACTTTGTCAATGGAGAAACGATGGAGGTAAATGTAACACTTAACCAAAAACAACCTTTTGTAGTTGATTTTACTGTGGTCGATGCAATTAGCAAAAAAATAATTCCGGATGCAAAAATTGACATAAAGAACTTTTACAAAAATCAAAGCTTAATAACCGACAACAACGGGCAAGCAAACGCAATTTTTTATTACGACGACCTTCCGAGCGATATTTTTTCGGGCGCGTGGGGCTGGCGGACACAAGGTTTTGCCAATCAAACATTAAACGCCGATACCAAAAGCATTACCATTGAATTGTTGCCGGGCTACTACGACGATTTTACCTTTGATTTTGGATGGATAGCAACAAAAACTGCCGAAAAAGGACAATGGACACGCACCAAACCCATAGGCAAATATTTTATTGGCGATACTATTGTGCCGTTTGCCGATGCCACCAACGATATTGCCGACCTTGCTTTTGTAACCGCTAATAGCATATCTGAAGATGCCCCAAATGTAAGCAAGGGTTATGTTATGCTTACCTCGCCCGCATTAAATTTGGCTGCCATTGAGAACCCAAAAATAAGCTATCAACGCTGGTTTTATACCCAAAATCCTGGCAGCGACGACCATTACCGCGTTTTGCTATCGAATGGAACCGACACCGTTGAGGTGGAAGCCTTAGACCTTAATTTTACCCCACTAAGCGAGTGGGTAACCCATACTTTTACCGTTGCCGATTATTTGCCACCCACCGATGGCTTATTTTTAATTGTATTAGTTGAAGATTTGGAAACGGGCAATAACCACATAACCAACGGCGGTTTCGATGTGTTTGAAGTGCTGGGACAATCAAAAAAACCTGTGGCCAAGTTTACGCCAACTTCAACCACTATTTGCTTAAATGACAATAATTCAGTAAAATTTTTAAACACCTCGCTTGGAGACCCGGCCACCGAAACAATTTGGTATTTGCCCGGCAGTACAACTCCCGTTGTTATAAATGACCCGTCGCCAACCGTTACCTACCCCAATGCCGGAACCTATGATGTAGGCTTGGTTGTAAAAAATGCCTACGGTAGCGACTCGGTGTATTTTGCAAATCTTATTATTGTAAACCCTAAACCAAATTTTGAAGTACTAATTGCTACAAAAACCTACCCAAATATTGACCCTTTATGCGAAAACAGTGTGTACGAATTAGGTATTAATGCCGATGTGCCAATAGAATCCTACTTTTTTGAAGGGCCGGGTATTATTTTTGACGCTGTATCCGGAAAATATAGCTTAAACACCACCCTGCCCGGAACTTACACCTATACCGCTACTGTAACCGACAATAATGGCTGCACTAATCAGCTCAATTTTAATCTTGAAGTACACGCCAATACTAACCCGCCGGTACTAACCCTTGCAAATTCGGAGGCAATATGCAGCAATAATAATACTACCGTAAATTTGCAATTTACCGCCGATATGCCTTATACCACCACTTGGAATACTAATTTTGGCAGCTTTGAAAACACAACAACTGTTACCCCACCTGCTACCTGGGGCAATGACGGGTACGCCTGCGTACACCTCGAAGGGCAATTTTGCAGCACAAAAACTCAATTTGATACTTGTATTTATGCTAATATTGCACCTAAAATTGACACTATAACGCCTTATTTTTACAACGAGGCACAACAAGCATGGATACCCTCGGATGGAATATTAACTAACGACCATGTGCTTTGCACTTCAACTCAAAATAGTATTAAGTTACAAGCTACCGCAACAAATTTGCCCTTTAGCACGCAATGGAGTGGCGAAAATTTAATACCCGCATTTGTAAGCGCCAACGGAGATTCAATAGTTTTAAACGAATTTAATTTTGATTTGTCTTATTACCTAACGGCAAAACTTATAGATGCTAAAGGCTGCCAAACAGAAAATGTTTTTGAATTTTTAGCAGCTGCTTGTATTGATGGAATTAACGACTTGCGACCTTCGGAATTGCAATGTATAGTACAACCCAACCCTGCTACCGAGCAGGTAATTATTGTAGTTACTTCAACGAAATACGATAATGAACCTATTGAAACTCGGTTATACAACGCCTTAGGGCAAGAAGTATGGCGCGGGCAGCCTCAGTATCCGGATGGATTAAATCGATTACAAATGGTTGTTCCATTGCAAAACTTAGCATTCGGCATGTATAATTTAGTGGCGTGGTGCGGTAATACCTATGTGAGAACGGCTATTGTACGGCAATAA
- a CDS encoding gliding motility-associated C-terminal domain-containing protein: MATLVVYDNLAIDAVPAQTICPGGSAQLDATGAVSYEWSPPDGLSCTNCPNPVASPSKTTMYKVVGTDTLGCKATDSVMVYLANVPYIPNISIDTSLCIDGEAKIKLNNLSPISNYQYLWSPATGLDNPKSLGATATITGDITYTLTITNQQGCTGTQTVTINVDPVVLEFDLKDVSICPDEQAILDASGNYSTWLWSNGETTPTISVSQSGEYSVTVTDKISGCDVSDFANVTIYAPPTPTLGGDTLFFSGNTATIFVNETYATYTWDDDKGQTTQSITVTKPGTYTVTVTDANGCEAKNSITVAEIPLETFLFPNAFSPNNDGLNDYFNIKAQAGIKTASMRIYDRWGNLVFSTDNLIGSNGWDGNRNSSPVSAGVYVFAGTAQLNNGDLQTFKGNITLLR, from the coding sequence TTGGCCACTTTGGTAGTTTACGACAATTTAGCTATTGATGCTGTTCCGGCACAAACTATTTGCCCTGGTGGCTCGGCACAACTTGACGCAACTGGAGCTGTATCTTACGAGTGGTCGCCGCCAGATGGGCTTTCGTGTACTAATTGCCCTAACCCAGTAGCATCGCCAAGCAAAACCACCATGTACAAAGTGGTTGGCACCGATACACTGGGCTGTAAAGCTACCGACTCGGTAATGGTGTATTTGGCCAATGTTCCTTATATCCCAAATATTAGCATAGATACCAGCCTTTGTATAGATGGCGAAGCCAAAATTAAACTAAACAACCTTTCGCCAATATCTAACTACCAATATTTATGGTCGCCTGCCACTGGTTTAGATAACCCAAAAAGTTTAGGTGCCACCGCTACCATTACCGGCGATATTACCTATACCTTAACCATTACTAACCAGCAAGGCTGCACAGGCACCCAAACCGTTACCATAAATGTTGACCCCGTTGTACTCGAATTTGACCTTAAAGATGTTTCAATTTGCCCCGATGAGCAAGCAATTTTAGACGCATCAGGTAATTACAGTACTTGGCTTTGGTCGAATGGAGAAACTACACCTACTATCTCCGTTAGTCAATCGGGCGAGTATAGTGTAACTGTTACCGACAAAATATCCGGATGTGACGTATCTGACTTTGCCAATGTTACCATTTACGCCCCTCCTACCCCTACATTGGGCGGCGATACCCTCTTTTTTTCGGGCAATACTGCTACCATTTTTGTAAACGAAACTTACGCCACCTACACTTGGGATGATGACAAAGGTCAAACCACACAAAGTATTACAGTTACTAAACCCGGCACCTACACCGTTACCGTTACCGATGCTAATGGCTGTGAAGCTAAAAACAGTATTACCGTTGCCGAAATTCCGCTCGAAACTTTCTTGTTCCCCAATGCGTTTAGTCCCAATAACGATGGCTTAAACGACTACTTCAATATTAAAGCACAAGCAGGTATTAAAACTGCAAGCATGCGCATTTACGACAGATGGGGCAATTTGGTGTTTAGTACCGATAATTTAATTGGCTCAAATGGCTGGGACGGCAACCGCAATAGCAGCCCGGTATCTGCCGGAGTATATGTATTTGCCGGAACTGCCCAACTTAACAATGGAGATTTGCAAACCTTTAAAGGCAATATTACGTTGCTGAGATAG